Genomic DNA from Asterias amurensis chromosome 2, ASM3211899v1:
atacactgtccaagtgagaagattggtcttagacaattaccaatagtgtccaatgtcttaaaATATGAAACTGGTGCTAGTGATACCTGTGATTTAGTAACTTTTAGTTGGCATCTGACATGTCTGAGCCCATTAGTTCAATCAACGTACACACGTGTCAGTCTTCCTCTTGTCGTTCTTTCTATGATAGCTGTTGTCGATGCATAATTTTTGAAATAACTGAGATGTCAGAAATCTTATAAATCTATATATTCACTCTTTCCCTAAAGTTAAAAATAGTGGAAAGTTTCTAATTTTGGAACTTTATCCATTGCATAGTGGTGCCTcgtataaaaataaaagaaatgtcACTTTAACAAATGTAATCATAGTTACATCTAGCATATTTCCATCACTTTACCATTGATACAAAACGCTACAGGACAGTTCAGGTACACATGTGTGACATTTGCATTTTCACATAGTGACTTACATGATACATGtttgatctgggcccaattgcatggctTTGCTCACCGTAAGCAGAGAATCTGCActaacggaagcagggaattctgcattTATGCCATTATGTATTTCAAGGGTTAAAAGGGAATTTTTGTTTGTGAGCGTgcatactccatgttactaaGCTTgcgcgatatcgatttattttattcacgatatatcgttTACAAATatcacgatattcgatataatcacgattaattaaatttgacatcatcagtcttagaAGAgccagtcatagcataagagaggtgttctaatgacctattcttctggttttactccaaacctatggggtgcaagatgtctcggCTAAGAAATGCAtcgcgatacttaatcgatattgcgatacttaatcgatatcgcaaTATAAATATCGATATTtagattaaaaccaaatcgatccgatatcgaaatagcgatattcgataatatcgtggtatcgcccaagttTATATGTtactacatttgtacatgtagacaTTCTTCGCTTCACAGCTAGCACAGAGAATGGTGATAGTAAgcgcagagccatgaaattggaccggGCTGGTATTACTTAGGTAGCATAGCATTTTTACAGAATTACCCTTCTGCGATAGTGGACCATGAAAACCAAACAttacaacaaattatatttttaaaacaagtcacaGGCACACGGTCAAAACACAAACCGGAGTATTATGGCACCTTATCAATAGTTTGTGATGTCATTAGTTGATCAATATCTTAACTTTTGATATTTCTACGATATCAAATAAAATACAGTCTATTTTCTGCACAATGTATTTCCCATCTGATGACTGCAGAGCCAAATCATTCTTACCTTTTTGTTCTCATCTCTAAATTGCCGAAGATATGTGGATTTTTTCTGAAATGCTGTTTGATCATCTTGTAAGCATCTCTTATCGTATCCAATAGCTCGATCACTTTCCTCCATTCGCTCAGTAAGACAACGTCGATAGTTTGCATCTCGGTCAGTCATCTGACTCTTCAGAACTTCTCGAATGTGTTTCCTGAAATAAAAAGGAAAGATTATCAGATTGGGCTTATAGCTTAAATACCACGTTTTTGAATGGCCACTGGACAGTGTCACTGGTGACCATATAACTACATCAACATTGTATAATGCAGGTTGTTTGTAAACCAATACCAAAGATCAACATGTTTTCTCCTAAACATAACTTTCTAGCCATTAGTAATTTGTTTTGCAAGTGATGGGCGTAATCAGTTTGGACTTTAATAATGCTTTCTTACAGATATCAATGTCTTGTATTTTTGTCTGGTCTTGTTTCTCTGAAGCACAATCTGACCATTGGAAAGCCTTATTGTTTAGCAGATCATTGAATGAGAGTAAGGAAAAGAAATTGCATATTAAGTGAGTCCGATATAATGATAATGCATCCTACACAGGATGACTGAGCCAAAATGAATGTACAAATAACCATAGCCAGCTAATCTACTAACCCCCAAATAAGTGCTGGGTTTACAGGTTTACCTGAAGCACAAAAAGTCTGCAATCCGTGTACTGTGTAGCTTTAAAAGAAACCATAGTTTGTGATATACTTGCTTACTTTCATAGTCTTGTTACAATTGAGACATTTTACTCACTCACTGGCTTGCCCAACAACCACCCAAGATTTCAAAGCACTTAGTATCTTGGGTTTTACACATGCTAGCACTACATGTAGCAGGTCACACCTAAAACTACTTCGCTTCTGCAATTCATGTTTAATATGAACCCAGCTTAAATGTCACCTCCATCCTGTGCACTTTTTATGTTCATCGCCGCCATTGGTTTTGgactgggtgccgagtttgaaatgaaaatgtgcCCAATTTGCATGGTGCTGAGTTTGCTAGGTGAAAAAGTGAGCAGCTTTCTATCTTTCGTGTAGTGTAACACTTCATGTAGGTTTCTTGGTCTGATATGCAGCTTGCTGATTTGTTTGCAACTCGACCTGAATGTAACAGACGGATATCTTGACTTTTTAGCTTACCTGTAATCTTCTTGCTCCACCTTGGAGCCATAAAATGGCTTCATCCATTTGTTATGAGACTTATGGTACTGTTCCCTCTTCATTAGCAGACTTCTTAAATCATTCTGGTAATGAGAGTCTGTAGTTTCTAGAGTCATTGTTCTACTCAGTCTTGGAGGTCGGAGTGGATTTAATCGAGGCAATGGTCGCTCTCCATTTGCACTCTGTAGTAACCTCTCATCCCAAGATTTAGATAATCCTTTGGCTTCTCCTCCAATGAATGTCTTGGAGTTTGAACGATGAACCATGCTTGGTGGTTGGGAAGATGGAAGAACATTGACTGGTGTCTCCAGTGTGGTTAATCTAGGAAGGGTTGTCATGGTGATGGTTGGTTCTTGAGCAAGCTAAACCCTAAAAGGCACAAAGGCCTGTagaaaaagaacaagaaaaggTTACCATTGATTGAATATatacggcaacgaccctgcaaggttttaattggatgtttaagaacgagtcactactcttttattcccattaataaatgcCCTTAATAAACGTTACAAAATACAGTAAGGCCTATaaacactttaacaattgaaaattcgaggtttgaaatacttttttccaaaactttgtgaagaatctgtttgatgcgcgttggttgtgtgtacgcgcgcgcgctttAATAGATTACACGCTAATAGctatgattttttatgaattgcgttcctatggaccgttccggctttccactaagctccgcccaccgcgcacgtgagcaagacacgtgtacaagcactcccaatgacattctgcagattctgccgcgcgtgccaaatatacgggcacgcatgaccgagtttgtccgaccacaatcattgctgtgattggtcaaaatgggtgaacgcgcacagtttgattgacaggccggatcagTCCATTGGTTGAGAGCGCGTTGTGCCAGTGTGCATAGGctaaacagagctccagtgtgcattaacaaaaggtttatacacacccacgtgacgcgctctccaccaataggagtagagaaactgtctggggtatttatgaattaataataaaaaataacaaaatcatttagtttttgattgtgaacaattttcctgttctCTTCTTAATCTTACTGAAAGTGAAGTgaatgaaaacacatgacaccaggattaTTGTAAACTTTACTTTAAGTTTAggtttagtaataaataaaaaaatatgcagTTACCTACCCACTACGATTTCGTTAACACGCCTTTAGTCACTACAGATCTTGTGTCGCCTAGAAATCAGAAAAACTACTcataataaacagttaactaaacTACGGTCGtcgtgtttgttgttgttgtaaatcTCTGTCTGGTAGCGCAGCCGGTCCGATTTCATATTACCACGACACGGCTGGTCTGATATCTCTGACGGTCGATCTGTCCTCCTATGTCACGTGATTACAACGTCGTCAAGACGACACAGAGCCTTGTTCGTTATAAGCCAATTTCAAAAGGCCCTTATTAATAACTTTACTTAttcatttcaaaaataaattcttcatcagctatttttttttttacatgtatttttaatactatcttgaaataattttttttctttattttgcaagcaaaaaggattgaataaaaacattttgcGAAAAAAGAGTGCCGCTTTGTTCAACCTCGTTCTCAGTGGTGGTGAACGAGTTCGTCACGCGAGAGCAGTCGACCAACGAGAGCAGCCCCGCATGGGCAGGGTGCCGTGTCAAATCTtatcgtcactaacccctggaagGGAAGTGCTGATTGTAAAGCAATAAACTCTATTATCATTGGTCAATTTTGGCAGAACGATTGTTCAGTATCCAATAGCGTTCAGTTTGTCATGAGCCACAACTTGTTTGGGTGTTTATCGGAAATGAACATAGTAACGTCCATGACAACTGCATAAAGTTCAGCGGTGTGATTTTTCCGATCATTTCATTACACACCGGACAGACGACAGTCAAGCAGTGTAACGCAATCCGTCCTGGACCTAGATATACAGTTTTTCGCTAAAGATCCGtccaacattattttaaagtataaaaactataataataattgaaatTATCCTGTTTTTAGGGAGTTTGACTACGACACTCCAAATTGGAGTCCAATCAAGATGTATAAGCTTGATTTACCAATTGATTTGAAGGAGGCGGCCGCCATTGAGCGGCGTAGAAACATGGAGTTGGAACGGCAGAACAGAATTTTCAACGCGAAAGTCCGCACGATTGGGGTAAGAAGACAACGAAATCAAATTGTTGagacatgtttttatttaagtgtAGTTGTCAATGTTTTTGCCTGCCTTATTTATTAGGTTTAGCGAAGTTTTACTTAGTCGTCTGACATTGACAATGAACATTGACTGCTTCCATTCATTATTATGAAAACATGTGTTGTTTGACTTTGAAttcatcatttaaaaatgtttaagcTTAACCTACAACatgaaactttattctcagcatgattaagtctgatgaaaatacagaccatgagtaaacagcagagcttctgtcaccggtgggGCTTGCACAGTCTTGCGGTAAACAGGATTCAAAAGTTTGGGGTCGAATACATGTGAGGGTCGATATGTTtgtaatggtttgttttgttgttttttgttggtaaCAGGTAGATGTTCAAGCCGTAAAAGAACAAGTTCATGACAGAAAACTACAAGAGGAAAGAGAAAATCACAGACATGAAGCTTTTGGTAAGTCTCCACACCCACCCCCTCcagcaaaaaagaaaagaaaaacaaggatAAGAGAATGAGgaacaaaaaagtaaacaaactaactgtgtgctgttttttttaagttagtacatgtacatgtaggcttattcatttattcatgaATATCATTGATTAATGAATAAAGGATTTATTGTATCTTCCTCCACAGCAAATGATATGATTCGCAATGACAAAATCGCAGAGTTACTTACTCGTCGGAAAGAGCAAGATGTGCGAAATCTCAACAAAGCTCTGAATGAGTTCCGCTCTCTAAATCAACAGCCAGACGCAAGACGTGAGTGGGATCTTAATGACCCAGAAGCCAGAAAGAAGGACAAGCCTGCAAGAGTATCCGACGATGACCCCCGCTGTGGCATCTCAGGTGTCCAGAAATTTGATGGGGAAGATCTCAACTCTAAAGCCCGCAAGAAGCTGATGGAGGAGCAGATGAGGGAGTGGACGAGGAGGCAGGCGGAGGAAAAGAGACTCCAAGAGGCAAGACAGAAAGAGGCAGACAGACTTTACGATCTTCATCGCAGAGAGGCTGATGAAAGGGCCATGGAGCTTGCCAAGGCCGAGGAGGAATGCAGACGAGCCATCAATGAGTCCATGAGAGATTACAACAATTCACTGGTGAGTTGCAAATTCCAAATTAAAGTTTTGCTGATAATTCCCTTTTGTTTTTGACATTTAAGCTTCTAGTATGTTTCATGATGTGTCAAGATGAATGCATGAGTTTTTGTAATAATTACGAATTTATCTATGAATTACGAAAATACGAATTGCTTGAATTAACAGTTTTTTCATAGAAATATATATCTCTTTGTGCGCTCGTGACTGCGGTTTATTTGCCGGGCGGTTTATACGCCAacacttaaatatttgtttctacATTTTGGGTAAGTGCGGTTTATACGCCGGGCGGTTTATAATCCTAAAATTACGGtaattgaaattttcaaatgttggcagctatgtaaatgtatttacaaatttacccagtcagtttcccttgtggtttatattgatatctgaaacaaaaattcgcatccccttaaggtgatccccaggctgccgcttcccaggttgtatcgtaatttgggtgtgatccctggctacacggcagttaacggttgtatggcttctgactggcacccccgaacaaagatattgacaaaatagggacactgccaatatagggctagatagctcagttggtagagcgccggcacgttaatccggaggttgttggttcgaatcccactctagtcaattctttgttcaaccccaaaaatcatttacaaatttacccactcagtttcccttgtggtttatattaaatgtatttttataagTCTTCAACTTTTGTTTCCATCATACAGTCTGCTGAACAGGCTGAAAAAGCACGCCTTGCCAAACAACAGGAACTTGACGACAACTTCACCGAgatcatcaaccatgtcaatGGGGACGTACTCACTGAGAATCCTGATGTGGCCGAGAGTGCCTTTGGTCCCCACCGTGTGATCACCGACCGCTGGAAGGGAATGTCCCCCGAGCAACTGGAAGAGATCCGTCGCATCCAAGAGTTGCAACGACAGGAGAAGAAGCGCATCCAGGAGGATGAGGCAGAGAGGGATAAGGAATGGGAGAGACAGAGGCTGTTTGATGCAAGGAACAGCTTGCTGATGGAGAGAGAGCAAGACAGAATCAAGAAAGGTCTTGAGAAGGAACAGGTGGAATCTAACGTCAGGCTAGGCTCAGAACAAAAATCAAAGTAAGTCACatgctttattttatttagttcaAAACCTGttcaaggttgtgggttcgaatcccaccccagtaatgtgcctgtgatttttttcacaggactcggggaaagtactgagtatacagtgctacacccCCAAGCATTTTGATTCAAACTGGCCaacaattcttcagtttaaagtcactaCTTACCTTTTTAGTTAAAAGTTCTTCAAAGATTATTAAGTTAATTTAGAAGTACACAgaaaacaattgtgtttttgacaaaaaagtgtaaaataaaacatagtaaaaaaaaaaaggatgtggCCTCCAAAATGGATGAAGGAGGGGACGATCAACCCGTACTTTTTTtttggccttttttttttttggccttaAAGGGAAGTTTAATCTgactgagaaatgtttctgcatGATTGTGTTTCAATTCAGTTGCGGATTTTTCTCTTAGGACATGACTGCACCATATTGGTGATATCTAAACCTTTTTTGAACAACTAAACGATTcccaaaaaacaaatgtataatTTTCCTTTAAGGGGTCAAGGGCAATGTCCAGAAACATGGAGGCATAtttctcatacatgtatgtgtatttGCTtttcagaccccccccccccaaacggTGTAACATTATAATTAATTTTCTCCTTTTTATTTGTGTCCTACAGCCTGGAGTATATGGACAAAGAAGTGTACACCAATAGACCAACAGCAGCATACTTCCAACAGTGGAACACCACAAGTCGGTAGATCCCATCAACAGAGAGCTAAATGTAGATATTTTAACAAATTCCTGCTTTATGATGGTTTGCATTTAACAAAAGAAGTACATGCATTCAATTCCTGTTTTAATTTTCTAAAGTACACGTAATGATTCCTTCGTGAtgaatattacaaaataaatttcaCCACCACTTGGGTTGAAGAAGAGGTTTAGCAATCTCCCCATAACTGGTATTAGTTTAGACaaatgtatgtttgttttcggtaaacaatTTTTGATACAGGAAAGCAAAATTTGCTGATGCACTTTCTCAGGATGTTAACGCCCATCAGTAAGGGCTAAATGGAGCAGCATAATCGGTCCACACTTGTGCAATGTTTCAATGTTCCGTTTACAGTAAAATTTTAACATTGCATTGATACTACCTTGGCTTGATTTAACAAAACACAAGATTCATTTGAAAGATGTGTTGTCGCACTTTGCTTAGCATCTACGGTTCATTCACATCTTAACCACTGGGCCTAGGATTCTTGGAAGTTTTCCATGCTCGGTGACAGGATTAATTCTTTTCCCCGGAACTTGCGTAATAATTTGAAGGTGAGATGCGCTCAACATAAATTGCATTACCCTTGGCCATAAGCCAAGACCGACAGATGGCCGATATCATGCTAAATACAATGATTAATAATGTTGgcagctataaaaaaaataaaaatttctaCAACAAAAGGACCTAGGTCTGGAATGGAGGATTACACAATAACCCCATGAAAAAAAGGGAGATCTCCAGCATGAGTTCCAGAACCCTTTGTCCCTCAGTGAGTGCCTGCAATGTGCACGCTACATTGTACACAATGGATCATCTGGTTCTGTTATTATTCCCATGATTCCTGTattcccgagtgtgccggtaaaGTACTAAACACTtcatctggggccaatttcttaaagctgcTCATTAATGGCTGAAGTTGTGCTTACCGTGtgagtttccatttcatagcgctactAACCATAAGTACATGAAAATGGAATGCATGCTCACCGCCAAGtgttaagcagtgctatgaaattggcccctgattgTACGTGGTTATGATCAATAATTTTATTAACTTTGTGAAACTGAGCCATGTTCTAGCTTTTTACCTCATTTTTTATGTGGCCATTTagcaaggtcattttcattgtAATTGTGTTCAAGGGCAATATTGTCAACTATGTTTGAAAATGAGCAACATAAAATATTCATAgctgtatttataaatgaagAAAGTGATACAAGTTATACTTCCAGATGCTTCAGATTCACTGAAATTGTATTCTTTCATATTTCCTGACAATTGATCCGTccatttttactttattttattatttaccaCTGTATGATTTAACTTTATGTAAATAcatttaaatacaaaaacttaTACAAATGACTCGAAGTACTTTTATTTGTGTACATGTGatgttattttaatatttaagtatAGTTACAAAATCACCAAAACatattgttaaattgaatttttttcaatcaaTATGAACAGTACATTATTGCACTTACAAATTGAATTGTAATTGGTCATGTTTGGGCAGATAACTATGATACAACATCTAGCACACAGTCGCACTTGGCTACAAATTCTTCATGGTCTACCATTATGTGGAGTCAAataacttgtacatgtacatgtactgataAAAACCTGGTGGGGTTCTCACTCTACAGTTTTTTTCAGTCTCCTGAAAACAACCTAAGCAAATTAGTTGAAAGGTTGAGAACAAGCCAGTCCAATCTTAGAGCCAGCatttattaaattctgtatCCTTAAGggcaagtcacactgcagcgataacgatcaAGTTAACATGGCACGCCCTCAATTGGTGGAATAAGCGAGCGCGGAACAATTCTAGTAAtataatgcgttctctttgcgtcatgattgttatcattttcgttatcgctgcagtgtgactggctCTTTAGTCCCCAAATGATGGCATTACAGGCCTTGAGATAtgcaggcatgtgagacttcctcttttcaactgatttcctctttttgggtTTTAATATTCCTcttttttactttactttccgtgtacaaaagtataggaatatAATCTTTTTCTTGCccagttttctcttttcctcttttttcatggatagttacttACATGCCTGGATACGAC
This window encodes:
- the LOC139954264 gene encoding uncharacterized protein, which encodes MTTLPRLTTLETPVNVLPSSQPPSMVHRSNSKTFIGGEAKGLSKSWDERLLQSANGERPLPRLNPLRPPRLSRTMTLETTDSHYQNDLRSLLMKREQYHKSHNKWMKPFYGSKVEQEDYRKHIREVLKSQMTDRDANYRRCLTERMEESDRAIGYDKRCLQDDQTAFQKKSTYLRQFRDENKKLMEIKEQQLKMVRVQTNQQEGELLRYNPINWSQTLR
- the LOC139954268 gene encoding RIB43A-like with coiled-coils protein 2 → MYKLDLPIDLKEAAAIERRRNMELERQNRIFNAKVRTIGVDVQAVKEQVHDRKLQEERENHRHEAFANDMIRNDKIAELLTRRKEQDVRNLNKALNEFRSLNQQPDARREWDLNDPEARKKDKPARVSDDDPRCGISGVQKFDGEDLNSKARKKLMEEQMREWTRRQAEEKRLQEARQKEADRLYDLHRREADERAMELAKAEEECRRAINESMRDYNNSLSAEQAEKARLAKQQELDDNFTEIINHVNGDVLTENPDVAESAFGPHRVITDRWKGMSPEQLEEIRRIQELQRQEKKRIQEDEAERDKEWERQRLFDARNSLLMEREQDRIKKGLEKEQVESNVRLGSEQKSNLEYMDKEVYTNRPTAAYFQQWNTTSR